In candidate division WOR-3 bacterium, the following proteins share a genomic window:
- a CDS encoding FG-GAP-like repeat-containing protein produces MCRIFIPFIVIMLLPGQIRGGIIKVPGDYPTIQAGIDAAVANDIVLVAPGTYYEEITLKAGVTIMGAGEGRSIIDGGGNAGDVVFASGNNITNTTKFLGFTVTGAHSGGSMPGGAGIFCNSGASPDLSSNRVEGNDFGIVTWNGANAYIHNNIVVDNTYTGVSLSTDASVVNNTIANNNNGIYDSGGYQPIVMNNIVTGNTTYGIGVVNTSVPTDITYNDVWNNGQNYHYCSPGQGCISANPLYVDEPLGDYHLQPASPCIDSGNPLLQYDDPDGTRNDMGAYGGPEATTDFPLVILTIPMQNELNVVDTVDVSAMFNIDMDYATFSESTVVLNGHLTGLHSASLSYDSTARMINVHPEQNFKCGEIVTVLLGDGIQSTTGDSLQGFVWQFTCLVDSGSGMFSLSANYPAGTAPHSIVSCDFDADGNSDLATANYDGSNLSVLLGNGDGTFGAQNAYGVGLNPTAVEAFDADGDGNVDLVSANANSNNVSVLLGNGNGTFQTATYYSTGSQPYSLCYGDFNADGHVDIATANAVSNNVSVLMGIGDGSFASPVNFPVGTTPKSLISVDFNNDGLLDLSAANAGTNNISILLGEGDGNFGTASNYAAGSTPLSLCAADLSEDGHLDLAMANAGSDNISIRLGNGDGTFGPISYYAVGLDPGAIIAFDVDGDGHSDLCTANGASNDVAVLLGNGDGTFTPANYYPANGAPYALAASDFDGDRDMDLATPNFAVNTVSILLNESALLITTTEPEQNKLDVSKSTDVAATFNIEVGAATINDTTYIVYGAQSGPHQGTINYSSVTSTATFDPSIDFIDGEVINACLTREIQALIGVYLKGFVWNFTTEVTTPSDGSFGSPLNFPVGSQPRGMFAGDFDADGDVDIATTSNPNSIAILLNDGSGMFSAPSYTAVQNDPMALFGADLDGDGDIDLVSAHNEPGTSHLLVLKNDGSGIFTVFATYAPAILGQHVAGGDFDADGDVDVVMTDGWGSSDNVRVMLNSGSGSLSGPYTYSAGTWARGVVVSDVDNDGDLDLAITNSGNDNVSVLHNDGNGNFSDLANFSVGESPTSVFANDFNADGFVDIATANYGGSNITVILNDGDGTFSGPVAYQTGSQTRYINGGDFDGDGDIDLATSVNGVDTVAVLLNNGSGTFTDLSAYQVGNNPWGIQPGDYDVDGDLEIACSDYSSNTVTVLYNTGTGITEDKSTEFVSFFKVYPNPFCDIVNIEFQIDKRKALGEEVHLKIFDIAGRLVSEFTESSYSGLISGKIQWNGTDNLNRKVPNGVFFCQLNVGNTTFTKGIILVR; encoded by the coding sequence ATGTGTAGAATTTTTATTCCGTTCATTGTGATTATGCTTCTTCCTGGACAAATCCGGGGAGGAATAATCAAAGTGCCTGGTGACTATCCCACCATACAGGCAGGGATAGACGCGGCAGTTGCCAACGATATTGTTCTAGTAGCACCGGGTACATATTATGAAGAGATCACACTGAAAGCCGGTGTTACTATTATGGGCGCAGGAGAAGGCAGATCAATCATTGATGGTGGAGGAAACGCTGGCGATGTGGTTTTTGCATCAGGTAATAACATCACGAATACTACCAAATTCCTTGGGTTCACCGTAACCGGTGCACATTCTGGCGGTTCAATGCCCGGTGGAGCCGGAATCTTCTGCAATAGTGGTGCTTCACCCGACCTCAGCAGTAATCGAGTCGAAGGAAATGATTTCGGTATCGTCACCTGGAACGGGGCTAACGCATACATACACAACAATATCGTGGTCGACAATACTTACACGGGTGTCAGTCTGAGTACTGATGCCTCAGTCGTCAATAACACAATAGCAAATAACAATAACGGCATATATGACAGCGGCGGGTATCAACCAATTGTCATGAACAACATCGTGACGGGGAATACTACGTACGGAATCGGCGTTGTGAATACCAGCGTCCCGACGGATATCACGTACAACGATGTATGGAATAACGGGCAGAATTACCACTATTGCTCCCCAGGGCAAGGATGCATCTCTGCAAACCCCCTTTATGTTGACGAGCCTTTGGGCGATTATCATCTTCAACCAGCATCTCCTTGCATCGACTCGGGCAATCCTCTACTTCAATACGATGACCCTGATGGTACGAGGAATGACATGGGTGCTTACGGTGGTCCCGAGGCGACGACAGATTTTCCATTAGTTATCCTGACGATACCCATGCAGAACGAATTGAATGTTGTCGATACGGTCGATGTCTCCGCAATGTTCAATATCGATATGGACTATGCTACGTTCAGCGAAAGTACTGTTGTACTGAACGGTCACCTGACCGGATTGCACTCAGCAAGTCTTTCGTACGATAGCACTGCGCGGATGATTAACGTCCATCCTGAGCAGAATTTTAAATGCGGGGAAATCGTTACGGTATTACTCGGCGACGGCATTCAATCGACGACAGGCGATTCACTGCAAGGATTTGTCTGGCAGTTCACGTGTCTGGTCGATAGCGGTTCTGGTATGTTTTCCTTGAGCGCGAATTACCCCGCCGGCACTGCCCCTCATTCAATCGTATCATGTGACTTTGATGCAGACGGCAACTCTGATTTGGCAACAGCTAACTACGATGGCAGCAATTTGTCAGTACTACTCGGTAACGGTGACGGTACGTTTGGCGCACAAAACGCCTACGGTGTCGGCTTAAACCCTACAGCAGTGGAGGCTTTTGATGCAGACGGAGACGGTAATGTTGACCTGGTCAGTGCAAATGCAAATAGCAATAATGTATCGGTGCTCCTGGGTAACGGTAATGGCACTTTTCAGACGGCTACATATTATTCAACCGGCAGCCAACCATATTCACTTTGTTACGGTGATTTCAATGCCGATGGTCACGTTGACATTGCAACGGCAAATGCCGTTTCTAATAACGTCTCAGTTTTGATGGGTATCGGGGACGGCAGTTTCGCCAGTCCTGTCAATTTCCCAGTGGGCACAACCCCGAAATCACTCATCAGCGTCGATTTTAATAATGATGGTTTACTGGATTTATCCGCAGCGAATGCTGGTACCAATAATATATCGATATTGCTTGGCGAAGGTGATGGCAATTTTGGCACTGCAAGCAATTATGCTGCAGGTTCTACGCCGCTCTCGTTATGCGCCGCCGACCTCAGTGAAGATGGCCATCTGGATCTCGCAATGGCTAATGCCGGTTCCGACAATATCTCGATACGATTGGGAAATGGAGATGGAACGTTTGGCCCGATCAGTTACTATGCTGTGGGACTTGACCCTGGTGCAATAATCGCCTTCGATGTAGACGGTGATGGACACAGTGATTTGTGTACGGCAAATGGTGCATCGAATGACGTTGCTGTGCTGCTGGGTAATGGAGACGGTACATTTACACCAGCCAATTATTACCCTGCCAATGGCGCCCCGTACGCGCTTGCCGCTTCTGATTTTGACGGGGATCGGGATATGGACCTGGCGACACCCAATTTTGCGGTCAACACCGTGTCGATATTACTCAACGAGAGTGCCCTTCTCATTACGACCACCGAACCAGAACAAAATAAACTCGATGTATCGAAGTCTACTGACGTTGCGGCTACGTTTAATATCGAGGTCGGCGCCGCAACTATTAATGATACAACTTATATTGTGTACGGCGCACAGTCAGGTCCTCATCAAGGTACGATCAATTATTCGAGTGTCACATCGACCGCCACTTTCGACCCAAGTATTGATTTCATTGATGGTGAGGTGATCAATGCGTGTTTGACCCGGGAAATTCAAGCCCTCATAGGTGTTTACCTGAAGGGTTTTGTGTGGAATTTTACCACAGAAGTCACTACGCCTTCGGATGGTTCTTTTGGCTCCCCGCTGAATTTTCCGGTTGGCAGCCAACCCCGCGGCATGTTTGCAGGCGATTTTGACGCGGACGGTGACGTTGATATTGCAACGACCTCAAATCCGAACAGCATTGCGATATTACTCAATGATGGTAGTGGGATGTTCTCAGCACCTTCATACACCGCGGTTCAGAATGATCCTATGGCTCTATTCGGTGCCGATCTGGACGGGGATGGTGACATCGATTTGGTTTCAGCCCATAATGAGCCGGGAACATCGCATCTGCTGGTTCTTAAGAACGATGGCAGCGGCATCTTCACTGTCTTCGCCACGTACGCTCCCGCCATTCTCGGCCAACATGTTGCCGGTGGTGATTTTGATGCGGATGGCGATGTCGATGTAGTTATGACCGATGGCTGGGGTTCGAGCGATAACGTGCGGGTCATGCTTAACAGCGGAAGTGGAAGTCTCTCAGGACCATATACCTATTCTGCAGGAACGTGGGCACGAGGGGTAGTCGTGAGCGACGTCGACAACGATGGAGATCTCGACCTCGCGATTACCAATTCAGGTAATGATAACGTCTCCGTACTGCATAATGACGGCAATGGTAATTTTTCCGATCTCGCAAACTTTTCGGTGGGCGAGAGCCCAACGTCCGTGTTCGCCAATGATTTCAATGCTGACGGTTTTGTTGATATCGCGACTGCTAACTACGGCGGTAGTAACATCACTGTGATACTCAATGACGGTGATGGAACGTTTTCCGGCCCGGTTGCCTATCAAACCGGCAGTCAAACACGATATATCAACGGTGGCGATTTTGACGGCGACGGCGACATAGATTTGGCAACAAGTGTTAACGGCGTCGATACAGTAGCAGTGTTGCTCAATAATGGCAGTGGGACATTCACGGATCTTTCGGCTTATCAGGTCGGGAACAACCCCTGGGGTATTCAACCCGGTGACTATGATGTCGACGGTGATTTGGAAATAGCATGCAGCGATTACTCCTCAAACACCGTGACCGTATTATACAATACGGGAACGGGTATTACCGAAGATAAGAGCACCGAATTCGTTTCGTTCTTCAAGGTATACCCGAATCCTTTCTGCGATATTGTGAATATCGAATTCCAGATAGACAAACGGAAAGCGCTCGGCGAAGAGGTGCACCTGAAGATTTTTGATATCGCAGGGCGTCTTGTCAGCGAATTCACGGAATCCTCATATTCCGGTCTCATTTCCGGAAAGATTCAGTGGAATGGCACAGATAATCTGAATAGAAAAGTACCGAATGGCGTGTTTTTCTGCCAATTGAACGTTGGCAACACGACATTCACTAAAGGGATCATACTTGTGAGGTAG
- a CDS encoding DASS family sodium-coupled anion symporter: protein MRHKIGLFLGPLLFILILAIKPFPGLSTQATCTAGVALLMATWWITEAIPIPATALLPLILFPVFQIMNARDVAMRYADQNIFLFMGGFFIAMSMQRWELHKRIALYIVRLLGTSPRRIVLGFMCATAFLSMWISNTATAMMMFPIGLAVILHVVSAVGKDNKGVNTTPGNFKFGLSLMLGIAYSASIGGIATLVGTPPNIVFAGVVRSMFPSAIEVGFLDWLKIGLPLVVVFLPVTWFYLTYIAAPPGITKIPGGKEIIRADLAALGKMNKGEKLTLIVFSLVALAWIFRRDIDIGIFAIPGWSDLMGISEYVHDSTVAIFGALLLFLLPVNFKKGIFVLNWEWALRIPWGIILLFGGGFALAAGFQVSGLAQWIGERLSFLCGVPTIIMILCICLLLTFLTELTSNTATTTMMMPVLGSLAAAACIHPFMLMIPAAMSASCAFMLPVATPPNAIVFGSGYLRIPDMARVGFFLNIIGAIIITLIVYFLVIPVFKINTLPLPF from the coding sequence ATGCGTCACAAGATAGGTTTATTTCTCGGACCTTTGTTGTTCATTCTGATCCTGGCAATCAAACCATTTCCAGGTCTCAGTACGCAGGCTACGTGCACCGCCGGTGTTGCACTGCTCATGGCAACATGGTGGATCACCGAAGCCATTCCGATCCCGGCAACTGCGTTGCTACCATTAATCCTTTTTCCGGTTTTCCAGATCATGAATGCACGTGATGTAGCAATGAGGTATGCGGACCAGAATATTTTCCTCTTCATGGGCGGATTTTTCATTGCCATGTCAATGCAGCGTTGGGAATTGCATAAACGTATTGCGCTTTATATTGTGCGCCTCCTGGGAACCTCACCCCGAAGAATAGTACTCGGGTTCATGTGCGCCACAGCATTTCTCTCCATGTGGATATCCAATACTGCGACGGCGATGATGATGTTCCCGATCGGTCTCGCGGTGATACTCCACGTGGTAAGCGCCGTGGGGAAAGATAACAAAGGCGTGAACACGACACCCGGTAATTTCAAATTCGGTCTATCATTGATGCTTGGCATTGCCTATTCTGCGAGTATTGGAGGTATCGCGACGCTCGTCGGTACACCGCCGAACATTGTGTTTGCTGGAGTAGTAAGGTCGATGTTCCCTTCGGCAATAGAGGTCGGCTTTCTTGACTGGCTGAAGATCGGCCTGCCCCTTGTAGTGGTATTCCTACCAGTAACTTGGTTTTACCTGACATACATTGCGGCACCACCGGGAATAACCAAGATCCCCGGAGGTAAGGAGATCATCAGAGCTGATTTGGCTGCCCTTGGAAAAATGAACAAAGGAGAAAAACTGACGCTTATTGTTTTCTCACTTGTAGCACTTGCCTGGATATTCCGCCGTGATATAGATATTGGTATTTTTGCGATCCCGGGCTGGTCAGATCTCATGGGTATTAGCGAATACGTACATGACTCAACGGTTGCGATTTTCGGCGCGCTGTTGCTCTTTTTATTGCCAGTCAACTTCAAGAAAGGAATATTTGTTCTTAATTGGGAATGGGCGCTGCGCATACCATGGGGTATCATACTCCTGTTCGGAGGTGGTTTTGCTCTGGCCGCCGGATTCCAGGTTTCCGGGTTAGCACAGTGGATAGGAGAGAGGCTTTCCTTTCTGTGTGGTGTACCCACGATTATCATGATTCTTTGTATCTGTCTACTGTTGACTTTTCTCACGGAATTAACTTCCAACACTGCAACGACAACGATGATGATGCCGGTGCTCGGTTCACTGGCGGCCGCGGCCTGTATTCACCCGTTCATGCTCATGATACCCGCCGCGATGTCCGCGTCCTGCGCCTTCATGCTGCCGGTCGCGACACCACCAAACGCGATCGTCTTCGGCAGCGGCTATTTAAGAATACCCGATATGGCGAGGGTCGGATTTTTCCTCAATATAATCGGTGCGATAATCATCACCCTTATCGTATATTTCCTTGTCATCCCGGTTTTCAAGATCAACACTCTGCCTTTGCCATTCTGA
- a CDS encoding DMT family transporter, protein MVVLGASVMWAIEPVMVKLSYQTTDVLSTFATRSIFCLITIAAYMLVTGTRFRVEMKYLPKLVYLSIAATLFADLMYVYALSKVQVINAVLIGHMQPIFIVLIGFVFLKDDRITKFDYLGILFMIVAGLLVTSRTLNNLVAVRIGTVGDLYVLLATISWATTAIVARRYLKGLNAAIIAFYRFFFAGVVFVIYLMFLRGITINNIYQILLGVIIGVGTVLYYEGIKLIKAAQVSALELSTPLFATVLGFLVLKETITTMQFIGILALLGGIYFLSRKERLADSPLK, encoded by the coding sequence ATCGTCGTCCTCGGGGCGAGCGTAATGTGGGCCATAGAACCTGTTATGGTCAAGCTTTCGTACCAAACCACTGATGTGCTGAGTACATTTGCGACCAGGTCTATTTTCTGTTTGATCACAATAGCCGCATACATGCTCGTGACCGGTACGAGATTCCGCGTAGAGATGAAATATCTGCCAAAACTTGTCTACTTATCGATAGCAGCAACACTCTTTGCCGATTTGATGTATGTCTACGCCTTGAGTAAGGTGCAGGTAATCAATGCCGTATTGATAGGACACATGCAGCCGATATTCATTGTATTGATCGGCTTTGTCTTTCTGAAGGACGACCGCATCACGAAATTCGATTATCTCGGAATTCTATTCATGATTGTGGCGGGACTCCTCGTCACCAGCCGGACTTTAAACAATCTGGTCGCAGTTCGTATCGGAACTGTCGGCGACCTGTATGTATTATTGGCCACCATTTCATGGGCGACGACGGCCATCGTGGCCCGCAGATATCTGAAAGGATTGAATGCAGCGATCATTGCCTTTTATCGTTTTTTTTTCGCCGGCGTTGTCTTTGTCATCTACCTGATGTTTCTGAGAGGTATTACCATAAATAACATCTACCAAATCTTACTCGGTGTTATCATCGGCGTGGGTACTGTATTATACTACGAAGGCATCAAGCTTATAAAAGCGGCGCAGGTCTCTGCGCTTGAGCTCTCCACACCTTTATTTGCTACTGTATTGGGCTTTTTAGTGTTGAAAGAAACGATCACGACGATGCAATTCATTGGCATTTTGGCTTTGTTAGGCGGGATATATTTTCTTTCCCGCAAGGAAAGGCTGGCAGATTCTCCCTTGAAATAA
- a CDS encoding endonuclease/exonuclease/phosphatase family protein: MPMRSFYVRYLNPLLLVCILAAPFNLVFGAPIRVATYNVLNFPDALGFQRLDDLRTAMSYVAPDVVVVQEMISSEGASLFLDSVMHYVNNTYTNAPFNNGPDTDNALFYRADRIDYLGAVYHTTPNRDIAEYRLVISGTQTDLYLFSVHFKASQGLTNEQIRLQEATILRERLDVLPAGSNFIVAGDFNIYYSDEPAFQKLTDSLTSISGRLIDPLRLTGNWHENIYYAAAHTQSTRVDQLPDGGATGGMDDRFDMILCSASIIDTAGLYLMEDSYTICGNDGEHFNLAINYGYNSVVPAEVADALYLASDHLPLAVDLSDETGSTISEQEVKVWPNPLQSFADVILPWHDDFLRARITMINILGQRVYEDETYDAVGIRLPRGDLPVGIYFLHVIIETSYNKYHYRTSLAIIK; this comes from the coding sequence ATGCCCATGCGTTCATTTTATGTGCGATATCTCAACCCTTTGTTACTCGTATGCATATTAGCGGCGCCGTTCAATCTGGTATTCGGCGCGCCAATCCGTGTGGCGACCTATAACGTACTGAATTTCCCCGATGCGCTCGGGTTCCAGCGTCTCGACGATTTGAGGACCGCCATGAGTTACGTTGCTCCGGATGTAGTTGTAGTACAGGAAATGATCAGCAGTGAAGGCGCGTCTCTTTTCCTGGATTCGGTCATGCATTACGTAAATAACACGTACACGAATGCCCCTTTCAATAATGGCCCGGATACCGACAATGCGTTATTCTACAGGGCCGACCGTATTGACTACCTGGGTGCCGTGTACCACACGACGCCTAACCGCGACATCGCTGAATACAGGTTGGTCATCTCTGGAACACAGACTGATCTGTATCTCTTTTCGGTTCACTTCAAAGCATCGCAGGGGTTGACCAACGAACAAATACGGTTGCAGGAAGCGACGATTCTGCGGGAGCGTCTTGACGTCTTACCTGCAGGCTCTAATTTCATCGTCGCCGGTGATTTTAACATATACTATAGCGACGAGCCCGCTTTTCAGAAACTGACCGATAGTTTGACAAGTATCAGCGGCAGGTTGATCGATCCCCTCCGATTGACCGGCAACTGGCATGAGAACATTTATTATGCCGCGGCGCACACGCAATCCACAAGGGTTGACCAACTCCCGGACGGGGGTGCTACTGGCGGCATGGATGACCGTTTTGATATGATATTATGTTCTGCCAGCATCATCGATACTGCAGGATTGTACCTTATGGAAGATTCCTATACCATCTGCGGCAATGATGGAGAGCATTTCAATCTGGCGATCAACTACGGATACAATAGTGTCGTTCCAGCAGAAGTTGCCGATGCGCTGTACTTGGCATCCGACCATTTACCGCTTGCGGTTGACTTGAGTGATGAAACCGGGTCAACCATATCCGAGCAGGAGGTTAAGGTTTGGCCAAATCCCCTGCAGAGCTTTGCAGATGTGATACTGCCCTGGCATGATGATTTTCTGAGAGCAAGGATCACGATGATAAACATTCTCGGACAGCGGGTATACGAAGACGAAACATATGATGCCGTCGGGATAAGACTGCCGAGAGGCGATCTGCCGGTGGGTATATATTTTCTTCATGTCATAATCGAAACAAGTTATAATAAATATCACTACAGGACGAGCCTGGCGATAATTAAATGA
- a CDS encoding 5'-nucleotidase C-terminal domain-containing protein yields MNPYFPPPIGNAGAAATFIEEKRAEAASLGYGFLLFDAGDMFVGSPIGEFSKGQAVAEYFNYCGYDVVAPGNHDYDQGVEVFREFVEKVNATFLGSNIVDKEARSVVNYLEPCVIVEQVGVRIGIFSLLTEYMSGMTTPERFANHDVLPEVETAVHYVDSLQENKVDMIFAVTGIGLRHDKRLASTVKGIDVIIGSHSATALEVPYEDSINHTIICQAYGHLSSIGFLDLWVDKQTKRIAGYRGELVDLLSEQIDEDTVMLGIVERWEKITQKGFDEVIGYSEEELARAGFEETAIGNLITDAMREYFDAELAIHNSGGIRANMPKGDITYRDCYNIDALSNTAVVMEMTGRNIIEALEIGVNGHHAIFQVSGLRFRYDSKKPLGSRILEVSLRDGIPIDPDKKYSLVTNSFLAAGGGEYVIFKSGDNIQDSFHYLRSIIADYVKKHTPIKGRIEGRIIDVARK; encoded by the coding sequence ATGAATCCGTATTTCCCACCGCCCATCGGCAATGCTGGGGCAGCGGCGACGTTCATTGAAGAGAAGCGGGCTGAAGCCGCCAGCCTCGGATATGGCTTCCTGTTATTCGATGCCGGCGACATGTTCGTCGGGTCGCCCATCGGTGAATTTTCAAAAGGTCAGGCCGTTGCCGAGTATTTCAATTACTGCGGGTATGATGTTGTAGCACCAGGCAATCATGACTATGACCAGGGTGTTGAAGTATTCAGGGAATTCGTGGAAAAGGTCAACGCTACATTTCTTGGCAGCAATATCGTCGACAAAGAAGCCCGTAGTGTAGTTAACTACTTGGAGCCCTGCGTTATTGTGGAACAAGTCGGGGTACGCATCGGTATCTTCAGTTTGCTTACCGAGTATATGTCCGGAATGACAACGCCAGAGAGATTCGCAAATCATGATGTCCTGCCCGAGGTCGAAACTGCCGTGCATTACGTGGATTCTTTACAGGAAAATAAGGTAGATATGATTTTTGCCGTAACTGGCATAGGGCTGCGACACGACAAACGGTTGGCAAGTACAGTCAAGGGAATCGATGTCATCATTGGCTCACACAGCGCAACTGCGCTTGAAGTACCGTACGAGGATTCGATCAACCACACGATCATATGCCAGGCATATGGTCATCTGAGTAGTATCGGATTTCTGGATCTCTGGGTTGATAAACAGACAAAACGTATCGCCGGGTATAGGGGAGAACTCGTTGATCTCCTCAGCGAACAGATCGATGAAGATACCGTAATGCTCGGGATAGTCGAGAGATGGGAGAAAATTACGCAGAAGGGATTTGATGAGGTTATCGGTTATTCAGAAGAAGAACTCGCGAGGGCTGGTTTTGAGGAGACTGCGATCGGCAATCTGATTACCGATGCAATGCGTGAGTATTTTGATGCTGAACTGGCGATACACAATTCGGGTGGCATCAGGGCTAATATGCCGAAAGGTGATATTACATACCGTGACTGTTACAACATCGATGCGCTCTCTAATACTGCAGTCGTCATGGAAATGACCGGCCGCAATATCATTGAGGCACTGGAGATCGGTGTCAACGGCCATCACGCGATATTCCAGGTATCAGGTTTAAGATTTAGATATGACTCGAAAAAACCTTTAGGTTCGCGGATACTGGAGGTATCCTTACGTGACGGGATTCCGATAGACCCGGATAAGAAATATTCTCTTGTTACCAACTCCTTTCTTGCTGCAGGCGGGGGCGAGTATGTCATCTTCAAATCCGGAGATAATATTCAGGATTCTTTTCACTACCTGAGAAGCATCATCGCCGATTATGTAAAAAAACACACTCCAATCAAAGGGCGTATCGAAGGCAGAATAATCGATGTCGCCCGCAAGTGA
- a CDS encoding arginine decarboxylase, pyruvoyl-dependent — translation MIPKRIFLTKGVGKHRERLTSFEAALRDAGIAPFNIVRVSSILPPGAKILPRSKGIQHLSPGEIIYAVVAESSANEPHRLLAASIGVAIPSDRSQYGYLSEYHSFGETEVRAGDKAEDLAAQMLATTQGVPFDPDISYDERKELWKISTKIVKTMNITQTAIGDKYGLWTTVLAAAVMVP, via the coding sequence ATGATACCAAAAAGAATATTCTTGACCAAGGGTGTTGGTAAGCACAGAGAGAGGCTGACAAGTTTCGAAGCGGCACTGCGGGATGCAGGAATAGCGCCGTTCAATATCGTCAGGGTTTCAAGCATTTTACCGCCGGGAGCGAAGATCCTGCCGAGGAGTAAGGGCATTCAGCATCTATCGCCCGGAGAGATCATCTATGCCGTAGTAGCTGAATCCAGTGCCAACGAACCCCACCGATTGCTTGCGGCATCAATAGGTGTTGCCATTCCGAGCGACCGTTCTCAATACGGATATCTTTCCGAGTACCATTCTTTCGGCGAGACTGAAGTGCGGGCGGGCGACAAAGCCGAGGACCTCGCAGCCCAGATGCTGGCGACGACTCAGGGTGTACCTTTTGACCCCGATATCAGTTACGACGAACGAAAGGAATTGTGGAAGATATCTACAAAGATCGTAAAGACAATGAATATCACCCAGACCGCGATAGGCGATAAATACGGCCTCTGGACGACTGTGCTCGCTGCCGCCGTGATGGTGCCATAA
- the gmk gene encoding guanylate kinase, which yields MNRGRIIVLSGPSGVGKTTICDKILGERSDVRYSVSATSRSKRTVEKNGREYIFLSVDEFKQWIEQDRFVEYAEVYGNFYGTSRKSLEDGLSAGYNILMDVDVQGARRLMNLYPDGIFFYIIPPDIAELERRLKKRDTDKDEVIKKRIAKAIQELEYRKDYKYVIENNDLRTTTSKILGIIEDELGGESQINEC from the coding sequence TTGAATAGAGGAAGAATTATTGTCCTCTCCGGGCCTTCTGGCGTTGGAAAGACTACAATCTGCGACAAAATTCTGGGCGAGCGCTCTGACGTACGCTATTCTGTTTCAGCGACTTCAAGGTCCAAACGAACGGTCGAGAAGAACGGCAGAGAGTACATTTTTCTGAGCGTGGATGAGTTCAAACAGTGGATCGAGCAGGACCGTTTCGTCGAATACGCTGAAGTGTATGGTAACTTCTACGGTACTTCCAGAAAATCCCTGGAGGATGGACTTAGCGCCGGGTATAATATATTGATGGATGTGGATGTGCAGGGCGCGAGAAGACTCATGAATCTCTATCCCGACGGGATCTTCTTTTACATCATACCTCCTGACATTGCCGAGCTTGAACGACGATTGAAAAAGAGAGATACCGATAAAGATGAAGTCATAAAGAAAAGGATCGCTAAGGCAATACAGGAACTAGAGTACAGGAAAGACTACAAATACGTGATTGAGAACAATGACCTGCGAACAACGACATCCAAAATATTGGGGATAATCGAAGATGAACTGGGTGGTGAAAGTCAGATAAATGAATGTTGA